The nucleotide sequence CAGGCTTCCACAAGACTGCTCTTTTCTATATCGTAAGGAGTATAGGGTGCAGGTCCTACCAGGCGAAACTTGGCGCCGATGTCCCAGTTACGGGGCAGAGAGTAAGTGCCGCTAAAGGTGAAAAGGTACTTATTGTCCCATGCCGATGGCAGGTACTTGTCCGGATTACGTCCGTCTTTATACTCACTACGTACCCATGTATAGGATGCGATAAAGGTAAGGCCTTTGTAGTTGTACCAGCGACCCATTAATTCGAGACCGTAGGCTCTTCCGGATGCAGTGGATGTTACTGCTTCATTGCCCAATACACCAAAGTCGGCTCCCTTGGAAGCCAAAGGGACTGAATCAAGCACCGACATAGGGTAGTGATTGTAGTGTTTGTAAAAACCTTCGGCGGTAAACTTGAGGTAAGATGCGGGGCGGAACTCAATCCCTGCGCCTGCCTGGTCGCTTCGGATGTATCGTAATCCGTTAGTCTTATTTACGTATTCGTCCTTGTTATTTTTGAATCCCAGTGTGGTATAAGGAGGCAATTCATAGAAACGCCCTACGTTTCCGTTCAGATAGATGTCTTTATACAATCTATAGGAAAGGGATAGACGGGGCGAAAGCTGGTTTATCAGGTTATTCATTTCATTGCTGTAATCGTTGGCATCTGCGCGCAAGCCCAGCGAAGCGGTGAAACGTTCGTTGTAGCTTTCGTAAACCGCCGTTGCATACAAGCCCCATTTCATCAGGCCCAGTGCTGTCCGGTAATCTTGTACAACCGGTGTATTTGTGTATAGTTTCTGGTAGGTATCGTTGGTGTAACGGGCGTATTCCAAATTTCCACCGGCAGTTATATGCACAAAAGGTAAATGGAAAAGGTTCTCCGAACGCAGTTTGAACTCCGACTCGCCCGAACGATACTTTAGGGAGAGGTTTTCGGGCTCTTCTATGTTGCCTTTATACTTGACATTACGGTTGTCCATATAACTGGTACTTCCGATAAGTGAATATATATTGTGACCGGCAAAGTGCTTGTAAACAGCTCCGAGGGTGTAGGTTTTCTGTTTAACCACGGGGAGGTATTCGAGAATGTACTTATTCTCGTCACTCATGTCTTTCATGTCTGTGTTTAGTTTCATATCGTCTATCGCACCCAACCCAAGCACAGTTAGTTCATTGTGTCTGTCGAACTGGTGTTTTATCTTAAACTGGGCATCCGTAAAGGTGGGTAGAAAGGGTAGTCCGATGAGTTCGAAGAGAAACTGGAGATACGACCGGCGAACAGAAACCAGATAGGTGGTTTTCTTTCCCAGCGGACCGTTTGCCGAAAAGGCTATTTCCGAAGCTCCAAGCACTGCCCGGGCGGAAGATTTTTCGGGATTTCCGTCCTGCAGCTTAAAGTCTAGCACAGAACTGAGGGCATTGCCTCTGGCTGCCGGAAATGCGGCCGAATAGAAGTTGACTTCCCGTACAAAGTCGGGGTTGATTATTCCAACCGGACCTCCAGATGCTCCTTGGGTAGAGAAATGGTTGATATTGGGAATTTCTACCCCGTCCAGAAAGAATCGGTTCTCTGAAGGACCTCCGCCTCTTACAACC is from uncultured Macellibacteroides sp. and encodes:
- a CDS encoding TonB-dependent receptor, producing the protein MKQRHLFLILIFMYVALISATAQQTYTIKGVVKDNLSGEPLPFVNVVIWNTVNGSVTGNDGTFAISGVTPGSYRLQASFVGFKPFVTAEFRVVKSDVFFPIELEESSQNLEEVSVVASPFRKTAESPLGLRVIGFKEIEKSAGGNRDISRVVQSFPGVASTAAYRNDLVVRGGGPSENRFFLDGVEIPNINHFSTQGASGGPVGIINPDFVREVNFYSAAFPAARGNALSSVLDFKLQDGNPEKSSARAVLGASEIAFSANGPLGKKTTYLVSVRRSYLQFLFELIGLPFLPTFTDAQFKIKHQFDRHNELTVLGLGAIDDMKLNTDMKDMSDENKYILEYLPVVKQKTYTLGAVYKHFAGHNIYSLIGSTSYMDNRNVKYKGNIEEPENLSLKYRSGESEFKLRSENLFHLPFVHITAGGNLEYARYTNDTYQKLYTNTPVVQDYRTALGLMKWGLYATAVYESYNERFTASLGLRADANDYSNEMNNLINQLSPRLSLSYRLYKDIYLNGNVGRFYELPPYTTLGFKNNKDEYVNKTNGLRYIRSDQAGAGIEFRPASYLKFTAEGFYKHYNHYPMSVLDSVPLASKGADFGVLGNEAVTSTASGRAYGLELMGRWYNYKGLTFIASYTWVRSEYKDGRNPDKYLPSAWDNKYLFTFSGTYSLPRNWDIGAKFRLVGPAPYTPYDIEKSSLVEAWDAKGNLYYDYSRFNSERLKPFSQLDIRVDKTYSFKKWMLTIYLDVQNAMKSTYNEPDVYIKTGNIVNPEAPASQQRYELKAVKRSSGTLLPSIGIMIDL